In one window of Shewanella goraebulensis DNA:
- the trpB gene encoding tryptophan synthase subunit beta yields the protein MTKLKLDPYFGEYGGMYVPQILVPALKQLETAFVEAQEDEEFQKEFTELLKNYAGRPTALTLTRNLSPNPMVKIYLKREDLLHGGAHKTNQVLGQALLAKRMGKKEIIAETGAGQHGVATALACALLDLKCKVYMGAKDVERQSPNVFRMKLMGAEVIPVTSGSATLKDACNEAMRDWSASYDKAHYLLGTAAGPHPFPTIVREFQRMIGEETKKQILEKEGRLPDAVIACVGGGSNAIGMFADFIEEKDVELIGVEPAGKGIDTPMHGAPLKHGKTGIFFGMKAPLMQDSDGQIEESYSVSAGLDFPSVGPQHAHLNATGRARYESATDDEALECFQLLARTEGIIPALESAHAIAYAVRMAKEATKETILVVNLSGRGDKDIFTVSDILEQKASAEAAK from the coding sequence ATGACAAAGCTCAAGCTTGACCCTTATTTTGGCGAATATGGCGGCATGTACGTACCGCAAATTCTTGTTCCAGCGCTAAAGCAATTAGAAACCGCTTTTGTAGAAGCTCAAGAAGATGAAGAGTTTCAAAAAGAATTTACTGAGTTACTGAAAAACTATGCCGGTCGCCCTACCGCATTAACCTTAACCCGTAACTTAAGCCCTAACCCTATGGTCAAAATCTATCTAAAACGTGAAGATTTACTCCATGGCGGTGCGCACAAAACTAACCAAGTACTGGGTCAGGCGCTATTGGCAAAACGTATGGGTAAAAAAGAAATCATTGCTGAAACAGGTGCAGGCCAACATGGCGTAGCTACGGCGTTAGCCTGTGCACTATTAGACCTTAAATGTAAGGTTTACATGGGCGCGAAAGACGTTGAACGTCAATCACCAAACGTATTTAGAATGAAACTGATGGGCGCTGAAGTAATTCCTGTTACATCAGGTTCAGCCACCTTAAAAGATGCCTGTAACGAAGCCATGCGTGACTGGTCAGCAAGTTATGACAAAGCGCATTACCTGCTCGGCACCGCAGCGGGACCACATCCATTTCCGACAATCGTGCGTGAATTCCAACGTATGATTGGTGAAGAAACTAAAAAACAAATTCTTGAAAAAGAAGGTCGCTTGCCAGATGCGGTTATCGCATGTGTTGGCGGTGGTTCAAATGCTATTGGTATGTTCGCTGACTTCATCGAAGAAAAAGACGTTGAACTTATCGGTGTTGAACCTGCTGGTAAAGGCATTGATACGCCAATGCACGGCGCACCGCTTAAGCACGGTAAAACGGGCATATTCTTTGGTATGAAAGCGCCATTAATGCAAGACAGCGATGGCCAAATTGAAGAGTCATATTCTGTTTCAGCCGGTCTTGATTTCCCATCAGTTGGGCCACAACATGCGCATCTTAATGCGACAGGACGCGCCCGTTACGAGTCTGCTACCGATGATGAAGCACTAGAGTGTTTCCAGCTGCTTGCGCGCACAGAAGGGATTATCCCAGCGCTTGAATCAGCCCATGCCATTGCTTATGCAGTCCGTATGGCTAAAGAAGCCACTAAAGAAACTATTTTAGTGGTTAACTTATCGGGCCGTGGTGATAAAGATATCTTCACCGTCTCTGACATTTTAGAACAAAAAGCTTCTGCTGAAGCTGCGAAGTAA
- the trpA gene encoding tryptophan synthase subunit alpha, producing MTNRYQAAFDQLAQKQQGAFVPFVTLGDPSVGVSLKIIKTLVDNGADALELGFPFSDPLADGPVIQGANLRALDSGTNVADCFSLLTQVRELYPDMPIGLLLYANLVFANGIDAFYAKAKQAGVDSVLIADVPVEESAPFSEAAHKHGVAPIFIAPPNADTDTIKMVSKNGQGYTYLLSRAGVTGTESKAGAPIGEVLAKLAEFNAPPPLLGFGIAEPKQVSEAIKAGAAGAISGSAVVKIIERNKDDEKALLSELAEFTRNMKAATHK from the coding sequence ATGACTAATCGTTATCAAGCAGCTTTTGACCAATTAGCGCAAAAACAGCAAGGTGCGTTTGTGCCGTTCGTGACCCTTGGCGACCCAAGCGTTGGGGTGTCACTTAAGATCATCAAAACCTTAGTGGATAATGGCGCTGATGCATTAGAGCTAGGCTTTCCATTTTCAGATCCATTAGCTGATGGGCCGGTGATTCAAGGCGCTAACTTACGCGCATTAGATTCAGGTACTAACGTTGCAGATTGTTTCTCACTGCTGACACAGGTCCGTGAGTTATACCCTGACATGCCAATTGGATTACTGTTATACGCTAACCTCGTATTCGCCAATGGCATTGATGCTTTTTACGCTAAAGCTAAGCAAGCTGGCGTAGATTCAGTATTGATTGCTGATGTACCAGTAGAAGAGTCGGCACCATTCAGTGAAGCGGCTCATAAGCATGGCGTTGCTCCTATTTTTATCGCGCCGCCAAATGCGGATACCGACACCATAAAAATGGTCAGTAAAAACGGTCAAGGTTATACCTACTTGCTATCTCGTGCTGGGGTGACAGGCACAGAGTCAAAAGCAGGCGCACCTATTGGTGAAGTCCTTGCTAAACTTGCAGAGTTTAATGCACCACCGCCATTATTAGGTTTCGGTATTGCCGAGCCTAAACAAGTGAGCGAAGCCATTAAAGCGGGTGCCGCAGGCGCCATTTCAGGCTCCGCAGTGGTCAAAATCATCGAACGTAATAAAGACGATGAAAAAGCCTTATTAAGCGAGCTAGCTGAATTTACTCGTAATATGAAAGCGGCGACACACAAATAA
- a CDS encoding septation protein A: MKQLLDFLPLVIFFAIYKFYDIYTATGALIAATAVQLIVTYILYKQVEKMHLITFAMVTFFGTLTLIFHDDAFIKWKVTIVYAFFAIALMVSQLINKPILKSMLGKEMKCPDNIWAHVTWYWVSFFVACGIANIYVAFSLPLETWVNFKVFGLTALTLVNTVITVMYLYKHMEHDESEQIK; this comes from the coding sequence ATGAAACAATTGCTTGATTTTCTTCCGTTGGTAATCTTTTTTGCCATCTATAAATTTTATGACATTTACACTGCAACAGGCGCGCTTATCGCAGCTACCGCAGTGCAGCTTATTGTCACTTATATCCTATATAAACAAGTCGAAAAAATGCATTTAATCACCTTTGCGATGGTGACATTTTTCGGTACCTTAACCTTGATATTCCACGATGACGCCTTCATCAAATGGAAGGTCACTATTGTTTATGCCTTCTTCGCCATCGCATTAATGGTGAGCCAGTTAATCAATAAACCTATCCTTAAAAGCATGCTCGGCAAAGAAATGAAATGCCCCGACAATATCTGGGCACACGTCACTTGGTACTGGGTCAGCTTCTTTGTTGCCTGTGGTATTGCTAACATCTATGTTGCCTTTAGCTTGCCGCTAGAAACTTGGGTTAACTTTAAAGTATTCGGTTTAACCGCCCTTACCCTAGTCAATACTGTTATTACCGTTATGTACCTATACAAACATATGGAACATGATGAATCGGAACAAATAAAATAA
- a CDS encoding YciI family protein: protein MWYMISSQDVENSLEKRMSARPAHLARLEALAAEGRLLVAGPHPAIDSENPAEAGFTGSLVVAEFESLVAAQAWADQDPYIDAGVYASVIVKPFKRVLV, encoded by the coding sequence ATGTGGTACATGATTTCGTCACAAGATGTTGAAAACAGTTTAGAAAAACGCATGAGTGCCCGCCCAGCTCACCTTGCACGCTTAGAAGCATTAGCCGCTGAAGGTCGCTTATTAGTCGCAGGCCCGCACCCTGCTATCGACAGTGAAAACCCAGCAGAAGCCGGTTTTACAGGTTCATTAGTGGTTGCAGAGTTTGAGTCATTAGTTGCCGCACAAGCATGGGCAGACCAAGACCCATACATCGATGCTGGCGTATACGCGAGCGTCATTGTTAAGCCATTTAAGCGAGTACTTGTCTAA
- the xthA gene encoding exodeoxyribonuclease III, which produces MKIVSFNINGIRARLHQLQALIDSHQPDVIGLQETKVHDEAFPVADVEAMGYHVHYHGGKAHYGVAMLSKAEPIEVIKGFKDDAEDAQRRMIMGKFKQANGRIITVMNGYFPQGENISHETKYPAKRKFYQDLMQHLADNHTPDEDIAIIGDINISPVDLDIGIGDVNAKRWLKTGKCSFQPEEREWLQRLKDWGLVDSFRELHPERTERYSWFDYRSKGFVDNRGLRIDVVMVTQSLLPRLTESDVDYDLRGIEKPSDHAPIWSTFSD; this is translated from the coding sequence ATGAAAATTGTCTCATTTAACATCAATGGTATTCGCGCCCGCTTACATCAATTGCAAGCGCTTATCGACAGCCACCAGCCTGACGTTATCGGTTTGCAAGAAACCAAAGTCCACGATGAAGCTTTCCCTGTCGCTGACGTTGAAGCCATGGGTTATCACGTACATTATCACGGCGGCAAAGCCCATTACGGCGTGGCAATGTTGTCAAAAGCTGAACCGATTGAAGTCATTAAAGGGTTTAAAGATGATGCAGAAGATGCCCAGCGCCGAATGATCATGGGTAAATTCAAACAGGCTAACGGCCGCATTATTACCGTAATGAATGGCTATTTCCCACAAGGCGAAAACATCAGTCACGAAACCAAATACCCAGCTAAGCGTAAGTTCTACCAAGACTTGATGCAGCATTTAGCTGATAACCACACCCCAGATGAAGACATTGCCATTATTGGTGATATCAACATCTCACCAGTGGATTTAGATATCGGTATTGGTGACGTTAACGCTAAACGCTGGCTTAAAACCGGTAAATGTAGTTTCCAACCAGAAGAACGTGAATGGCTGCAGCGCCTTAAAGATTGGGGCTTAGTTGACAGCTTCCGTGAGTTACACCCAGAGCGCACTGAACGTTACTCGTGGTTTGATTACCGCAGTAAAGGCTTTGTCGATAACCGCGGCCTGCGTATTGATGTGGTCATGGTGACTCAGTCGTTATTACCACGCTTAACTGAATCTGATGTTGATTACGATTTACGTGGCATTGAAAAGCCATCAGATCATGCGCCGATTTGGAGCACCTTTTCAGACTAG
- a CDS encoding substrate-binding periplasmic protein, translated as MQIVFMLLCFILGSGYVASLTVNGAKTIKGLYKLKHIKYPKAPKNRHGFVSFFIYVTLIFMSQPTLASEDKTIHFTTSNSIEPYFFVDKKSGLQYELLDAALTASSLQLGEITFATNLRALRLVKTKKIDCIINSPSNSDGLFLTQSLLEYQNSVFFLTKNKLKINTIQDLKNYSLVGFQNANQYLGAEFSELSKTHKSYHEIASQKNQILMLFSERIQAIILEQRIFDYYRNQIDDRIKSPFEVTKFKLFDQAPRYIACHDPHTAILVNEAISQLKQTNKYQDILLNAERSYSGVSELTK; from the coding sequence ATGCAAATAGTATTTATGCTATTATGTTTTATATTAGGAAGTGGTTATGTAGCGAGTTTAACTGTGAATGGAGCCAAAACTATAAAAGGACTTTATAAGTTGAAGCATATTAAATACCCCAAAGCCCCAAAAAATAGGCATGGATTTGTTAGCTTTTTTATCTATGTGACGCTTATATTTATGAGTCAGCCCACTCTCGCTTCTGAAGATAAAACCATTCACTTTACCACCAGTAATAGCATTGAACCCTACTTTTTTGTTGATAAGAAAAGCGGACTGCAATATGAATTATTAGATGCAGCTTTAACTGCAAGTAGTTTGCAACTTGGAGAAATTACCTTTGCGACCAACCTCAGAGCTTTGCGATTAGTCAAAACCAAAAAAATCGACTGTATTATCAATTCCCCTTCAAATAGCGACGGTTTATTTTTAACCCAAAGCTTATTAGAGTATCAAAATAGTGTATTTTTTCTGACCAAAAACAAACTAAAAATAAATACAATTCAAGATCTTAAAAACTATTCTTTGGTTGGGTTTCAAAATGCAAATCAATACTTAGGTGCAGAGTTTTCAGAGTTATCGAAAACACATAAGAGTTATCATGAAATTGCCAGTCAAAAAAACCAAATCTTGATGCTATTCAGTGAGCGTATTCAAGCTATCATTCTTGAACAACGGATTTTCGACTATTATCGCAATCAAATCGACGACCGAATTAAATCACCTTTTGAGGTCACCAAGTTCAAATTATTCGACCAAGCGCCTCGCTATATTGCTTGCCATGATCCCCATACCGCCATCCTAGTCAATGAAGCTATTTCGCAGTTAAAACAAACCAACAAATATCAGGATATTTTGCTCAATGCTGAGCGGAGCTATAGCGGTGTTTCTGAGTTAACGAAGTAA
- a CDS encoding SUKH-4 family immunity protein, producing the protein MHPDFEFQIYPKHLLKGKSITAENADVICKTGLPGFVSPRLYFGDFEDEQFLPLLSNWSWASDWKGNIKFAIENFPDCTVIGSGQNSDPIVLKPNDSSIYQVSSDGATLIFVNANLAKLFLTLDAFLDMVDQALLKEENALIEHRVNPLLVSLFKTKLTKIDPFALGDNALWGKLADNFSLHQKNV; encoded by the coding sequence GTGCATCCCGATTTTGAGTTTCAAATATATCCAAAGCATTTATTGAAAGGTAAAAGTATTACTGCTGAGAACGCGGATGTAATTTGTAAAACAGGGTTGCCTGGTTTTGTTTCTCCTCGTTTATATTTTGGTGACTTTGAAGATGAACAATTTCTACCATTGTTATCAAATTGGTCTTGGGCAAGTGATTGGAAAGGTAATATAAAGTTTGCTATAGAAAACTTCCCCGATTGTACTGTTATAGGTTCAGGGCAAAACTCTGATCCTATAGTGCTAAAACCAAATGACAGTAGTATTTATCAAGTAAGTTCTGATGGTGCTACATTAATATTTGTTAATGCTAATTTAGCTAAATTGTTTTTAACGCTGGATGCGTTTTTAGATATGGTAGATCAAGCTTTATTAAAAGAAGAAAATGCACTTATAGAGCACAGAGTTAATCCGTTATTAGTTTCATTATTTAAAACAAAATTAACAAAAATTGATCCTTTCGCTCTAGGTGATAATGCTCTTTGGGGTAAACTTGCAGACAACTTTAGTCTGCATCAAAAAAACGTATAA
- a CDS encoding transposase, protein MANYKPDLSCQSKFIPINFSEQILPGTFEYALCYIIENKLDLSTFDTWYNNDKTGAAAYSPAVMLKVILLGYAHGLISSRRIAKACENNILFMSVSGDVQPHYTSIAGFVAKMHEQIEPLFTQVLMICDEEGLIGRNMFAIDGCKMKSNASKEWSGTFDELGRKRVKLQRASQRIIERHQAQDGVSEELATQDLKQKEKLDKSADKITTFLATHKEKLGSQGKPVKSNITDPDSAKMTTSKGTIQGYNGIAINDDKHQIILQAKAWGSVGEQQTLKPAVTQLKQQLDKLHVDKPSNEHTIKFTADSGFNSEANLAFMAQSGFDVYIADNQFRKRNPLFKDSETYETEQEKRRFKRRQGKPRLFTSSDFHYDEITQTCRCPAGNDMWRSGINVKSYNQEYTRFCGYLKDCKNCPLQQQCMRKPPIKTGRQVQFKNDESRKKLSYIDKMKVNIDSPMGRRQYSKRLGCIEPVFGNITVNKGMNKLTLRCQEKVNAQWQLYCLVHNIEKLQHSMH, encoded by the coding sequence ATGGCCAACTACAAGCCTGACTTATCCTGCCAAAGTAAATTCATTCCCATCAATTTTTCAGAGCAAATTCTGCCTGGTACGTTTGAGTATGCGCTTTGTTATATTATCGAAAATAAACTTGATTTATCGACATTTGATACCTGGTATAACAATGATAAAACGGGGGCCGCGGCGTATTCTCCCGCTGTGATGTTGAAGGTTATTTTACTCGGTTACGCTCATGGTTTAATCAGTAGCCGACGCATTGCCAAAGCTTGCGAAAACAATATTTTGTTCATGAGTGTGTCCGGTGACGTTCAGCCACATTACACTTCTATAGCGGGGTTTGTGGCTAAAATGCATGAGCAAATAGAACCCCTTTTTACCCAAGTGCTGATGATATGTGACGAAGAAGGATTAATCGGTCGTAATATGTTCGCTATTGATGGTTGTAAGATGAAGTCAAATGCGAGTAAAGAATGGAGCGGCACATTCGATGAACTTGGTCGTAAAAGAGTTAAGCTACAGCGTGCAAGTCAGCGTATTATTGAGCGTCATCAAGCGCAAGATGGGGTAAGTGAAGAGCTCGCCACACAAGATTTAAAGCAAAAAGAAAAGCTGGATAAAAGTGCGGATAAAATTACGACATTCCTTGCGACACACAAAGAGAAGTTAGGCAGTCAAGGCAAGCCTGTAAAAAGTAATATCACCGATCCTGACAGCGCCAAGATGACGACATCTAAAGGCACCATACAAGGTTATAACGGGATTGCGATAAATGATGATAAACATCAAATCATCCTACAAGCAAAAGCGTGGGGCTCGGTCGGTGAACAACAAACGCTCAAGCCTGCTGTCACGCAATTAAAACAACAGCTCGATAAACTCCATGTCGATAAGCCCTCAAACGAACACACCATTAAATTCACCGCAGACAGCGGGTTCAATAGTGAAGCTAATTTGGCATTTATGGCGCAAAGTGGCTTTGATGTTTACATTGCCGATAACCAATTTAGAAAACGAAACCCGCTGTTTAAAGACAGTGAAACTTACGAAACAGAACAAGAAAAACGCAGATTTAAACGACGTCAGGGCAAGCCGCGCTTATTTACCTCTAGTGACTTTCATTATGATGAAATCACTCAGACCTGCCGCTGTCCTGCGGGCAATGACATGTGGCGAAGTGGTATCAATGTTAAAAGTTATAACCAAGAGTACACCCGATTCTGTGGTTACTTAAAAGACTGTAAAAACTGCCCGCTACAACAGCAATGCATGCGAAAACCGCCGATAAAAACGGGTCGGCAAGTACAGTTTAAGAATGATGAATCACGCAAAAAGCTCAGTTACATTGATAAGATGAAAGTGAATATAGACAGCCCGATGGGACGACGACAATACAGCAAACGGCTCGGTTGTATTGAGCCCGTATTTGGCAATATTACGGTCAATAAAGGCATGAACAAACTGACCTTACGATGCCAAGAAAAAGTAAACGCCCAATGGCAACTGTATTGTCTTGTTCATAATATCGAGAAACTGCAACATAGTATGCATTAA
- a CDS encoding IS3 family transposase (programmed frameshift) — MPRYTQPRKTWFYPVKFKIKAVQLSLRDDVMSKDVALALDIHPLMLSRWRKEYKEGKFSKAPRYPSNNEIMSKLPTKNELKALQKLKKENQRLKQENDLLKKATVSGGSTSERFGFIQKFGQTLGVKYLCSWLKVSRSGYYAWCHRLVSLRAVSDANLLIKIEQVFNANHQTYGSPRVFHALKKEGVITSEKRVARLMREHGLRARSLKTYSKPAKVKFFYKAIENKRKGLAKATGMNQQWSGDITYLKVGAKWHYLAVVIDLYSRRVIGWAFGKNKTTELTLKALKLAIRKRKPSETVLFHTDRGAEYRAHVVQQYLACHNIKASMNRPGCCTDNAEVESFFHSLKADVIRGNTFETSTKLHSKLKGYLNYFYNRQRLHSSLGYKTPVEFEQKLF; from the exons ATGCCTAGATATACCCAACCAAGAAAGACATGGTTTTATCCTGTAAAATTCAAAATCAAAGCAGTCCAGCTAAGCTTAAGAGATGATGTCATGTCTAAGGATGTTGCTCTAGCTCTTGATATTCACCCGTTAATGCTGAGTCGTTGGCGAAAAGAATACAAAGAAGGTAAGTTTTCTAAAGCCCCTCGCTATCCAAGCAACAATGAAATTATGAGTAAGCTACCCACTAAAAATGAACTGAAGGCTCTCCAGAAACTAAAGAAAGAAAATCAGCGGCTTAAGCAGGAGAACGACTTGCTAAAAAAG GCAACGGTATCTGGCGGAAGTACATCAGAACGATTTGGATTCATCCAAAAGTTCGGACAAACACTAGGCGTCAAATACCTATGCTCTTGGCTAAAAGTATCACGTAGTGGTTACTATGCTTGGTGTCATCGTCTTGTGTCCTTACGAGCCGTTTCTGATGCAAATTTGCTGATTAAAATAGAACAAGTGTTTAATGCTAATCACCAAACATATGGCAGCCCCCGCGTCTTTCACGCTCTTAAAAAAGAAGGAGTCATTACCAGTGAAAAGCGAGTTGCTAGGTTGATGCGAGAGCATGGTTTAAGGGCTCGGTCTTTAAAGACATACAGTAAACCAGCGAAAGTAAAGTTCTTCTATAAAGCGATTGAAAATAAGCGTAAAGGTTTGGCCAAAGCGACAGGTATGAATCAACAATGGTCAGGAGATATTACGTATTTAAAAGTAGGGGCTAAGTGGCATTATTTAGCCGTTGTCATCGACTTGTATTCCCGCCGAGTCATAGGCTGGGCATTTGGAAAGAACAAAACAACAGAGTTGACTTTAAAGGCCTTAAAGCTCGCAATAAGAAAGCGTAAACCCAGCGAGACTGTTCTGTTTCACACCGATAGAGGGGCAGAATACAGAGCTCATGTGGTTCAACAGTATTTAGCGTGTCACAACATTAAAGCCAGCATGAACAGGCCTGGTTGTTGTACAGATAATGCAGAGGTCGAGTCTTTTTTTCATTCATTGAAAGCGGATGTAATCAGAGGAAACACATTTGAAACGAGCACTAAATTACATTCTAAGCTCAAAGGTTATTTAAACTATTTCTACAATAGACAGCGCCTGCATTCGAGCTTAGGATATAAAACACCTGTTGAATTTGAGCAGAAATTATTTTGA
- a CDS encoding GFA family protein — MYLGKCLCGEVQIKINGEISDIIHCHCSLCRKNSGTAFATNGFISSVDLEITSGKNSLSKFSFKPGKNRYFCTNCGSPVYSSNEQDPTRYRLRLGILDSDIEERPISHNFVSSKANWEELDVKLPRYDSFEPSRK, encoded by the coding sequence ATGTATCTAGGCAAGTGTTTATGCGGCGAAGTGCAAATAAAAATAAATGGTGAAATCAGTGACATTATTCACTGTCATTGTTCTTTGTGCAGAAAAAATAGCGGTACAGCTTTTGCCACAAATGGTTTCATAAGCTCTGTAGATTTAGAGATTACATCAGGCAAAAATAGCTTAAGCAAATTTTCATTTAAGCCAGGTAAAAATAGGTATTTCTGCACTAATTGTGGTTCTCCAGTTTATAGTTCAAATGAACAAGATCCTACACGTTATAGATTAAGGCTGGGTATTCTTGATTCAGATATAGAAGAACGCCCAATCTCTCATAATTTTGTTTCGTCAAAAGCAAATTGGGAAGAATTAGATGTTAAGCTTCCAAGATATGACTCGTTCGAGCCTAGCCGTAAATAG
- a CDS encoding xanthine dehydrogenase family protein molybdopterin-binding subunit, with protein sequence MTTFTAVENISRRNVLKLFGAVGGGLALGASGLAWSPMAIGQEASAQGKQAQLNIFIAIGEDNKVYLTCHRSEMGQGIRTGVPQVLADELEADWDQIVVVQGLADEQYGSQNTDGSRSIRKHYQKMRQMGATARSMLEQAAANQWQVSPSDVYAKAGEIHHKTNGKSLSFGELAIAASALPTPALDSVVLKPASKFTHIGKSPTIVDMDDMLNGKAEYGFDVKVAGMVHASITRPPVFGSDVATLDDSAARQVAGVLDVIQIPISKGAPLFQPLGGVAVIATNSWSALQGRKALKITWTDSANSQYDSDADLIELVKRVGESGTVIRQLGDSVTDWSNDNSLSAVYTVPYLTHAMMEPPAAAASVTKDSCEIWASTQTPQSTQKNVAGVLGLKDEQVKVNVTLLGGGFGRKSKPDFSAEAAWLSQKIAKPVKLLWSREDEIQNGYYHAISAQHYQAKLDGNNAPTALLARTGFPSISSTFAEGVDMPSAGELDLGFSDMPFNLSQIQLESVKATAHSRIGWMRSVCNIQHGFGVGSFVDELAVNAGKPCISMWRELLGKPRHEKLENQVVKYGNYGETLEDFPIDIGRYLGVIDAVEKAMANQPKIKANQGWGFAVHRSFVSYVAVATLVEMDGDKLKVLKSIAAIDAGTVVNPDRVHSQTEGAIIFGLSLAMMGEISYKDGKVEQSNFHNYPLLRIGQSPEIETIIVESDAKPAGVGEPGVPPVAPSLTNAIFAASGKRYRDLPLSKVLKM encoded by the coding sequence ATGACCACATTTACCGCAGTTGAAAATATTAGCCGTCGTAATGTGCTTAAACTATTTGGCGCAGTGGGCGGCGGATTAGCACTAGGAGCCTCAGGTTTAGCGTGGAGTCCTATGGCAATCGGTCAAGAGGCAAGCGCTCAAGGCAAGCAAGCACAGCTGAATATCTTTATCGCCATTGGCGAAGATAATAAGGTGTATTTAACCTGTCACCGCTCAGAAATGGGTCAGGGGATCAGAACAGGTGTGCCACAAGTTTTAGCCGATGAATTAGAAGCCGATTGGGATCAAATTGTTGTCGTACAAGGCCTAGCAGATGAGCAGTATGGCAGTCAAAACACCGATGGCAGCCGCAGTATTCGTAAGCATTATCAAAAAATGCGTCAAATGGGCGCAACAGCAAGAAGCATGTTAGAGCAAGCCGCCGCTAATCAGTGGCAAGTCTCACCATCAGATGTGTATGCAAAGGCAGGTGAAATCCATCACAAAACCAATGGTAAAAGCCTGTCATTTGGTGAGCTAGCGATTGCAGCGTCTGCTCTGCCAACACCCGCACTTGATAGTGTGGTACTAAAACCAGCATCTAAATTTACTCACATTGGTAAGTCGCCCACCATTGTGGATATGGACGATATGCTTAACGGCAAAGCTGAATATGGTTTTGATGTCAAAGTAGCAGGAATGGTGCACGCCTCAATTACTCGCCCGCCAGTGTTTGGTAGTGATGTGGCTACCTTAGATGATAGCGCCGCTCGTCAAGTCGCAGGGGTGTTAGATGTCATACAAATCCCGATATCAAAAGGTGCGCCGTTATTTCAGCCGCTTGGCGGAGTTGCCGTTATTGCAACCAATAGTTGGAGTGCGCTGCAAGGGCGTAAAGCGTTAAAAATCACTTGGACAGACTCTGCTAACAGCCAATATGACTCGGATGCCGATTTAATTGAGCTTGTAAAACGCGTCGGGGAGTCTGGCACGGTTATTCGTCAATTGGGCGATTCTGTTACTGATTGGAGTAACGATAATAGTTTGTCAGCTGTTTACACCGTACCGTACTTAACCCATGCCATGATGGAGCCGCCAGCGGCTGCGGCATCAGTGACTAAAGATAGTTGCGAAATTTGGGCATCAACCCAAACGCCGCAAAGTACTCAAAAGAATGTCGCTGGCGTTTTAGGCTTAAAAGACGAGCAAGTTAAAGTGAATGTCACCTTGTTAGGTGGCGGCTTTGGGCGTAAATCGAAACCTGACTTTAGCGCTGAAGCTGCATGGTTATCACAAAAAATAGCTAAACCCGTCAAACTGCTATGGAGCCGTGAAGATGAAATTCAAAACGGGTATTACCATGCTATTAGTGCACAGCATTATCAAGCTAAGTTAGATGGCAATAACGCCCCAACGGCATTACTTGCCCGAACAGGTTTCCCGTCGATTAGCTCAACTTTTGCCGAAGGCGTCGATATGCCATCAGCAGGGGAATTAGACCTTGGTTTTTCGGATATGCCGTTTAACCTAAGCCAAATTCAGCTGGAGTCAGTCAAAGCAACGGCGCATTCTCGTATCGGTTGGATGCGTTCAGTGTGTAATATTCAGCATGGTTTTGGTGTCGGCAGCTTTGTCGATGAACTTGCTGTCAATGCAGGCAAACCCTGTATTAGCATGTGGCGTGAGCTATTGGGCAAACCGCGACATGAAAAGCTTGAAAACCAAGTGGTTAAATACGGTAACTATGGCGAGACTCTAGAAGACTTCCCCATTGATATTGGCCGCTATTTAGGTGTGATTGATGCCGTTGAAAAGGCCATGGCTAATCAGCCTAAAATCAAAGCCAATCAAGGCTGGGGTTTTGCCGTGCATCGCAGCTTCGTCAGCTATGTTGCTGTCGCCACATTAGTTGAAATGGATGGTGACAAGCTAAAGGTTCTGAAGAGTATCGCGGCGATTGATGCAGGCACAGTTGTCAACCCTGACCGCGTGCACTCACAAACTGAAGGCGCCATCATATTTGGTTTAAGCCTCGCGATGATGGGCGAAATTAGTTACAAAGACGGTAAAGTCGAGCAATCAAATTTCCATAACTATCCGCTGCTACGCATCGGCCAGTCACCAGAAATTGAAACCATTATTGTTGAGTCAGATGCCAAACCTGCAGGCGTCGGTGAACCGGGCGTGCCGCCAGTGGCCCCTAGTTTAACCAATGCCATATTTGCAGCCTCTGGTAAACGTTATCGCGATTTACCGCTGAGTAAAGTGCTGAAGATGTAG